The following are encoded together in the Glycine max cultivar Williams 82 chromosome 8, Glycine_max_v4.0, whole genome shotgun sequence genome:
- the LOC100812796 gene encoding putative lipid-transfer protein DIR1: MAHTSGNALVQWLVASLLIAMLGGAKAYVLCDIESNKLSLCYAAVTGSHPKKPNEKCCEIVQHANLPCLCRYKSILPALGINPTNAFALPSKCGLKTPPKCKVI, from the exons ATGGCACATACTAGTGGCAATGCTTTGGTGCAGTGGCTAGTAGCATCATTGCTCATTGCCATGTTGGGTGGTGCCAAAGCTTATGTTTTATGTGACATAGAGTCAAATAAGCTAAGCTTATGCTATGCAGCAGTTACTGGGAGCCACCCTAAAAAACCCAATGAAAAATGCTGTGAAATTGTTCAACATGCCAATTTGCCTTGCCTTTGCAGATACAAGTCTATCCTACCTGCACTTGGAATCAACCCCACCAATGCTTTTGCCTTGCCCAGTAAATGTGGTCTGAAAACACCACCTAAATGTAAAG TGATTTGA